TAACAATTGAACCTAAAGGCTTTGTAATAATCAAGCCTAATGATATTGCCGATACTATTCAAAAGCACGTTCCCGAAATTCCTCTCATCTCTCAAACATTTTTGTCAAAAAGCGGAAAGACTTTGGAGCTATATTCAAGCAATGGCACTTTAATACATTGGGTATCATACTCAAACACATGGTATAGAGATGAGTATAAAAAAATTGGAGGTTGGTCGCTTGAACAAATTGACCCAACTAACTATTGCGCCGGATATTTAAACTGGATTGCCAGCAATGACCAACGTGGTGGAACTCCCGGAGAGACAAACTCTGTAAGCTCCTTATTAACAGACAATACCACTCCCGAAATCATTTGCCTAACTGTTGATAACGATAGCTGCATATCACTACATTTCAATGAGCCTTTACTCTTTACAGAATTGTTGGACAATACAAAATGGAGCCTGGAACCTGTCTTAACACCTGATGCTGTTATTGCCAACGCACCTATGGGGAATATTATATCTCTTATCTTCAGCACATCACTTCAGAACAACGTTTTATATACAGTGACACCACCCTTGATCAAAGACTGCGTTGGAAACGAAATAGAGATATTACCCGTTTCATTTCAATTGCCACAACAACCAATTGAAAACGATATTGTTATAAATGAAATTCTGTTCAATCCCTTTAATGGGGCAACTGAATTTGTGGAGTTGTACAATAAAAGTACTGCCGTTTTCGCGCTAAACGATATCTATATCACAAAATACAATAAAACCGGCGAGTTGGATGCCCTAAAAAAAGCAAGCGATTACGGACATTTGTTATATCCCGACGACTATTTAGTTTTGGCTAAAACCCGTAGGCAAGTTTACAATTTTTATCCACACGTTGACAGCCTTAAAATAGTAGAAGTGACCTCATTACCCTCTATTCCAAACAGTTCGGGAAGTGTGGTTTTACTAAACATGGAGGGAATTATTATCGATCAATTTGAGTATAATGAAAAAATGCATTCTCCGCTATTAAGAAATGTAAAAGGTGTATCACTTGAAAGGATTAATCCCAACTCAAAAACCCAAGATAATAACAATTGGCAATCTGCAGCAGAAGCCAATAACTTTGCAACTCCAACATATAAAAACTCGCAGTTTAACGCATTTGCCGGCTCCAACTCAAAATTCTCTTTATCCACGCCAATTTTTTCTCCTGATGGAGATGGGTTTGATGACTTTTTGCTTATTAAATACAACTTCGAACAATCTGGTAATTCGATAAATATAAAAATTTTCGACACAGATGGTCGATTAGTGAAAAATCTTGTTCAAAACCACTATGCTGGCACAGAAGGCGAAATTAAGTGGGACGGCTCAGATGAAAACAATAAGCGAGCAAAATTTGGACCTTACATTATCTTTATAGAGTATTTCGATGCTGCAGGCAAGGTTACATATGAAAAAACTGTTGTTACATTGGCTATTATGAAATAACAACTGTCATATAACTGAAAACTTTCAACTATTTGTGGCCGTTTAATGAAGATTATATTAAGTATAAGCTTTAAAATTGTTATTCAATGCTACTAAGAAAAATAAAAATTGTATTTTCGCAGTCATAATAATAATATAAACACCCAACATATATGTCGTTCATTAAAGATAAAGTTTTGTATGAAGGCTTAACATTCGATGATGTTGCCCTTGTTCCGGCTTACAGTGAAGTTCTTCCACACGAAGTAGATATTTCAACCAAATTTTCACGAAATATTGTTTTAAAATGTCCAATAGTCTCTGCAGCTATGGATACAGTTACCGAAGCAGCTATGGCCATTTCAATGGCACGTGAAGGCGGAATAGGAGTAATTCATAAAAGCATGTCTATTGATCAGCAAGCCAAACAGGTTAAAATGGTCAAACGCGCAGAAAACGGAATGATAATAGACCCCATAACCATCGAAAAAGATAAAACCGTTAAAGATGCTCTAGAATTGATGAGTGAGTATAAAATTGGAGGAATTCCAGTGGTAGACCAACAAAAGAAACTGATCGGTATTGTAACAAACCGCGATTTGCGTTTTGAAACACAAATGAAACGTAAGATATCTGAAGTAATGACAAGCGAAAATCTCATTACAACAAAACAAACGGTTGGCTTAGAACGTGCAGCAGAAATTCTACAGAAACACAAGATTGAAAAACTACCTGTTGTTGACGAAAACAACCAATTAGTAGGATTGATAACATACAAAGATATAACTAAAGCTCAATCTCGCCCAAATTCGTGTAAAGACGATTTTGGTCGATTGAGAGTAGCTGCTGGTGTTGGTGTTACCAAAGACTCTTTAGAACGAATATATGCCCTAGTAGGATCTGGAGTAGATGCTGTAGTTATTGACACTGCTCATGGTCACAGCAAGGGTGTCATAGACCTTTTAAAAAAGGCTAAAAAAAATCACCCAAATGTTGATTTTGTTGTTGGGAACATAGGAACGGGTAAAGCTGCTTTAGCCTTAGCAAAAGCCGGTGCCGATGCCGTAAAAGTTGGAATTGGACCAGGCTCTATTTGTACTACTCGTGTAATTGCAGGCGTTGGCATTCCACAACTATCGGCAGTTTATGAAGTTGCCAAAGCTCTTGAGGGCACCGATATACCCGTAATTGCCGATGGAGGTATAAGATACAGCGGCGATATCGTTAAAGCTTTAGCTGCCGGGGCAAATTCAATTATGGCAGGTTCACTTTTTGCTGGAACTGAAGAATCCCCCGGTGAAACTATTATATACCAGGGGCGTAAGTTTAAATCGTATAGGGGCATGGGTTCTATTGAAGCAATGCAACAAGGATCGAAAGATCGCTATTTCCAATCGGAAACAGACGATATAAAGAAACTTGTACCCGAAGGCATAGCAGCAAGAGTTCCATATAAGGGGACCCTATCAGAAGTTGTATATCAATTAATCGGTGGACTAAGAGCAGGAATGGGTTATTGCGGCGCTCCCGATATAACAACTTTAAAAAAGGCAAGTTTTGTAAAAGTTACACAAGCTGGTGTTAATGAATCGCATCCACACGATGTATCAATTACCAGAGAAGCTCCAAATTACAGCCGTAGCGACTTCTAATACAATAATAAAAATAATAAGACGTTAAAACGATATTTGGATATAACCCAAATGGCAAATATAACAACAACAAAACCTTATAAAATGATGAAAAAAATATTTTTCTTTCTATTCTTATCAATGCCCCTTCTTATTGTGGCACAAAATCCAGTATTATTAAAAATTGATAATAAAAACGAAGTCACACTTGATGAATTCAAACGTATATACCTGAAAAACAGTATAAAAGACGATGAATTGCTAACTCAAGAAGCTGTTGAAGATTACTTAAATCTGTTTATAAATTTCAAGCTAAAAGTGTATGAAGCTATGCAACTTGGAATGGACAAACAAAGCGAATTCACCAATGAGCTAAAAAAGTATCGCGATCAATTAGCTGAACCATATTTGGTTGATCAAAGTTATTCGGAACAATTATATAGAGAGGCTTACGAACGAATGTTCAAGATTGTAAAAGCAAGTCATATTCTGTTACAATTGCCACAATCTCCTACTCCCGAAGATACACTAACAGTGTATAATAAGGCCTTGGAATTAAAAAAGAAACTCGAAGATGGAGAACCTTTCTATTTGATAGCTCTAAAATACTCACAAGATCCATCATCAAAAACAACCCTTGGACAAGTAGGTTACTTTTCATCAATGCGTATGGTTTATCCATTTGAAAATGCTGCATATAATACACCTGTGGGACAATATACCAACCCCGTTAGAACACAATTCGGATATCATATAATTCATGTTACTGACAAAATAGATATACAAGGACCGATTGATGTATCATATATTGCCGTACGCAGTAAAAGAGAGGATCTCGGGAAAGAGACAAACACTGCATTAGAAAAAATAAATGCTGCTTATGACAGTCTCTCAAACGGTGTTTCAATTGAAAGAGCTGTAAGACTATTTACTGAAGATAAAAGTAGCCTGCCAAATAACGGTTTAATAAGAAAACATGAAGCAGGAAGAATGTTTCCTGATTTTGACTCTATTGCGTGGCGTCTTAACGAAAACGAGTTCTCTAAACCTTTTTACTCTCCATACAATAACGCATGGTTTATTGTATATGTAAATAAAAAATACGATAACCCCAGCTATGAAGAGGCTCTCGATATGATTAAACGAAAAATCGACAGAATGCCACATAGCTACATGAAATCCAAATCATTGGCAACAAAACTCTTGGGCGAATACAAAGCTGTTAGACAAACGAAAGCTTTCGATATTGCTGTTGACTCTTTAGCCGAAATACATAAAAGACAACAACAATACTCAAAAGAAGCCGACGAGTATATGAATCAACCAATATTGATAATTCAAGATACATTTAAAATAGCTCAAAGCGAATTTATGAAATTCATAAATGCAAAAATTAAGCTAAAGATTGATAATATGAAAGGATTGTGTGAAACAAACTGGCAAGAGTTTGTTGAACGTTCAATAATAAACTATGAAAACCAGATTCTACATATTAAATATCCAGAATTTAGATACACAGTTCAAGAATATCACGACGGTATTTTACTATTTAATATCACTGACAGTTTGGTATGGCAAAAAGCCACATCAGACACCACAGGATTGAAGAATTTTTACGAAAAAGTATCTCACAATTATGTGTGGAATGACAGGGCTAATGCTCTTTTAATTACTGCAAATAACCCTACCCTAAAAGGGAAAATCGAGAAAGCAATAAAAAAGGAATTGAAGAAAAAGAATTCACTAGCAGAAGATTTCGGAAACCGAATGCAAAAACAATTAAAAGACAGCTCTTTAAAAATAACTACCGAAAAACTGCTTGTTGAAAAGGGAGTTAATAACTTTGTTGACAATACCGGATTTACAAAAGGTTTTAGCGTTGTCAATGAAAACAACAACGAAATTGTTTGGTGTTATATTTCAGAA
The Bacteroidales bacterium genome window above contains:
- the guaB gene encoding IMP dehydrogenase — encoded protein: MSFIKDKVLYEGLTFDDVALVPAYSEVLPHEVDISTKFSRNIVLKCPIVSAAMDTVTEAAMAISMAREGGIGVIHKSMSIDQQAKQVKMVKRAENGMIIDPITIEKDKTVKDALELMSEYKIGGIPVVDQQKKLIGIVTNRDLRFETQMKRKISEVMTSENLITTKQTVGLERAAEILQKHKIEKLPVVDENNQLVGLITYKDITKAQSRPNSCKDDFGRLRVAAGVGVTKDSLERIYALVGSGVDAVVIDTAHGHSKGVIDLLKKAKKNHPNVDFVVGNIGTGKAALALAKAGADAVKVGIGPGSICTTRVIAGVGIPQLSAVYEVAKALEGTDIPVIADGGIRYSGDIVKALAAGANSIMAGSLFAGTEESPGETIIYQGRKFKSYRGMGSIEAMQQGSKDRYFQSETDDIKKLVPEGIAARVPYKGTLSEVVYQLIGGLRAGMGYCGAPDITTLKKASFVKVTQAGVNESHPHDVSITREAPNYSRSDF